Sequence from the Bremerella sp. JC817 genome:
GCCGGCGGGGCCGCCGAGGCGTTCGAGCACGAGACACACGGCTTGTATGTGAGGCCGGCCGACCCGGGCGACCTGGCGGCGGCGCTGTCGAGGATGCTGGCCGACCCGGCCCGGGCGGCGGCGATGGGGGCGGCCGCGGCGGAGCACTGCCGGAGGAATTACTCGCCCGAGGTCGTTGCCGAGCAGACCCTCCGGTTT
This genomic interval carries:
- a CDS encoding glycosyltransferase produces the protein DPGALGDGRVEWLGQRPNTELNALRRRAAVTVSPSRDENFPMAIIEALAVGCPIVAARAGGAAEAFEHETHGLYVRPADPGDLAAALSRMLADPARAAAMGAAAAEHCRRNYSPEVVAEQTLRF